Below is a genomic region from bacterium.
GGTTGCCGGAACCGGCAAGTCTAGCGCCGCGGCGGGGGCGGCGCAAGCGCCCGGCCAGGCGCCCGCGGGCAGCCAGGCGGAGATGGATGAGGATCAGCGTCTTCACGGATTTCGACGGCACGATCACGGCCGAGGACACGCTCGTCCACCTGCTCGACCACTATGTGGGCCCGAGTTGGCTCGAGATCGAGCGGCAGGTGGAGGCGGGCACGCTCACCGAGGAGCAGGGCCTGCAGGATGAGGTGGCGCTGCTCCGCGCGCCCTTCGCGGAGGCCGTGGAGAGGGTGCTGGCCGAGGTGCCGGTCGATCCGGGCTTCGCCGGCTTCGTGCGCTTCTGTCGGGAGCGAGAGTGGCCGCTGGCGATCCTCTCGGGCGGCCTCGCGCCGCTGATCCGTGCGGTGCTGGAGCGCGAGGGGCTGGGCGGCGTGCCCTTCGCGGCGAACCACCTGGCCTTCGACGCCGACGGCCGCTGGCGCGTGGTGCAGGCGGCGACGCCGCGCATCAACCGGCTGTGCAATCACTGCAAGAGCTGGCACCTCGCCGGGGCCGCGGCGGAGGGCGCGCGGACGATCTACATCGGCGACGGCACCACGGACCGCTGCCCGGCGGGGCGCGCGGATCTCGTCTTCGCGAAAGGGGGCCTGGCCGCCTGGCTAGCGGAGCGCGGGGTCGCGCACGAGCGTTTCGCGGGCTTCGCCGAGATCGAGGCCTGGTTCGACTCGCCGGCGGGTCTGAAGTGGGTGTTGGACCGGCGATCGGCGCTACTGCGCGAAGCGCGTGACGATCCCTGACCCGTAGCGCTCCACCCTGGCGAGGTAGGTCGACAGCGGCACGCTCTCGATGCGCCCGCCGGTGTACTCGCCGGGCAGCGCACTGCTCGCCGCGTGGATCAGGCGCCGCTCGCCCTTCTCGACCACCACGATGCCGATGTGCCCGATCACGATGCCGAGTTCT
It encodes:
- a CDS encoding HAD-IB family phosphatase: MRISVFTDFDGTITAEDTLVHLLDHYVGPSWLEIERQVEAGTLTEEQGLQDEVALLRAPFAEAVERVLAEVPVDPGFAGFVRFCREREWPLAILSGGLAPLIRAVLEREGLGGVPFAANHLAFDADGRWRVVQAATPRINRLCNHCKSWHLAGAAAEGARTIYIGDGTTDRCPAGRADLVFAKGGLAAWLAERGVAHERFAGFAEIEAWFDSPAGLKWVLDRRSALLREARDDP